Proteins encoded by one window of Oreochromis niloticus isolate F11D_XX linkage group LG17, O_niloticus_UMD_NMBU, whole genome shotgun sequence:
- the c6h1orf226 gene encoding uncharacterized protein C1orf226 homolog yields the protein MLSENYFSPRVDQSMFENSIAQQQSPQTSRPGPSSTRRSAAMTNSNPGSSCVDSPSSGGQQRLKNAINLGKAVGAKVNDLLRRKEPSNLGDIGVTEVNKNVGAVWSCMEQLSQTAASSHITSFESFPRLDPPPPSGKKRLPRALKTTQDMMISSDPVVSSPDPVDSSSFPSSPEKTSPITQEEIRNEEEQQQGKEEEKRSSGPAERKPGADSETAEINDNVDTVIGGEEDGVEVRSADEGMDEHVLQLQLSVPDLINKDPPLESKAKQCDVWQKAPGPDLRLASTPCSGKTPCRISLGEDVLLGNGAPCSKATGGSAEDTEHHPDLLSFE from the exons ATGCTGTCCGAGAACTATTTCTCTCCAAGAG TTGATCAAAGTATGTTTGAGAACTCCATTGCGCAGCAGCAGAGTCCCCAGACCTCGAGGCCAGGGCCGTCCTCGACCCGGCGCTCCGCGGCGATGACTAATTCCAACCCAGGGTCCAGCTGCGTGGACTCGCCCTCCTCTGGAGGACAGCAGAGGCTGAAAAATGCCATTAACCTGGGCAAAGCAGTCGGGGCAAAG GTCAATGACTTGCTAAGAAGAAAAGAGCCCAGCAACCTCGGAGACATTGGGGTCACGGAGGTCAACAAGAATGTTGGTGCAGTTTGGAGCTGCATGGAGCAACTCAGTCAGACTGCTGCCAGCAG CCACATCACCTCCTTTGAATCCTTCCCTCGGCTGGACCCTCCACCCCCATCGGGGAAGAAGCGCCTCCCTCGAGCACTGAAGACGACCCAGGACATGATGATCTCCTCTGACCCCGTGGTCTCCTCCCCCGACCCTGTGGATTCTTCCTCCTTCCCTTCCTCCCCTGAGAAGACATCCCCCATCACTCAGGAGGAGATAAGGAacgaggaggagcagcagcagggaaaggaggaggaaaagaggtCATCGGGCCCAGCAGAGAGGAAACCCGGAGCTGATTCTGAGACAGCTGAGATCAATGACAACGTGGATACAGTGATAGGTGGAGAAGAGGATGGCGTAGAAGTGCGAAGTGCTGATGAAGGCATGGATGAACACGTGCTCCAGCTCCAGCTCTCTGTACCAGACCTCATCAATAAAGATCCCCCTCTGGAGTCCAAAGCCAAACAATGCGACGTCTGGCAGAAGGCGCCGGGGCCGGACTTGCGGCTGGCCTCCACTCCCTGCTCGGGCAAAACTCCCTGCCGCATCAGCCTGGGCGAGGATGTCCTGCTGGGGAATGGCGCCCCCTGTAGCAAAGCCACTGGAGGGAGCGCTGAAGACACGGAGCACCATCCAGACCTGCTGTCGTTTGAGTAA